A genomic segment from Mastomys coucha isolate ucsf_1 unplaced genomic scaffold, UCSF_Mcou_1 pScaffold7, whole genome shotgun sequence encodes:
- the LOC116081972 gene encoding polyadenylate-binding protein 4-like yields MSSQRDPSLRMSGVANVFIKNLDKSIDSEALGDTFSAFGNILSCKVVCDENGSKGFGFVCFSSPEEAANAITKMNRRIVGSKPLYVAMAQKKEDRKAYLTNQYMQHVAGMRALPANAILNQFHPAAGGYLVPEIPQAEGRPPYYTPNQLAQMRPNPHWQQGRRPQGFQGVPSALRQSGPRTALRHLAPTGSECPDHLAMDFGGAGATQQGLTDSCQSGGIPTAVPNLVPGAAVASAAAPMAEAPYKYASNVRSPHPAIQPLPAPQPAVHVQGQEPLTASMLAAVPPQEQKQMLGVRLYPLIQTTLSNMTGKITGMLLEMDNSELLHMLESPESLRFQVGEAVAVLHAYHANKEAAQKVGTVAAATS; encoded by the exons ATGTCATCTCAGAGGGATCCCTCTTTGAGAATGTCTGGTGTGGCAAATGTCTTCATCAAGAACCTGGACAAATCTATAGATAGCGAGGCACTGGGTGACACTTTCTCTGCCTTTGGAAACATCCTGTCCTGTAAGGTGGTTTGTGATGAGAACGGCTCTAAGG GGTTTGGctttgtctgtttctcttctcctGAAGAGGCAGCCAACGCGATCACCAAGATGAACAGACGCATAGTGGGCTCCAAACCACTGTACGTCGCCATGGCCCAGAAAAAGGAAGACCGGAAGGCTTACTTGACTAACCAGTATATGCAACATGTGGCTGGAATGAGAGCACTCCCTGCCAATGCCATCTTAAATCAGTTCCATCCTGCAGCTGGTGGCTACTTGGTGCCCGAGATTCCGCAGGCTGAGGGAAGACCTCCATACTACACGCCTAACCAGTTAGCACAAATGAGGCCTAATCCACACTGGCAGCAAGGCAGGAGACCTCAAGGCTTCCAAGGAGTGCCAAGTGCCCTGCGGCAGTCTGGGCCTCGTACAGCTCTTCGACATCTGGCTCCAACTGGGTCTGAGTGTCCGGACCACTTGGCTATGGACTTTGGTGGGGCTGGTGCCACGCAGCAAGGGCTGACTGACAGCTGCCAGTCTGGAGGCATCCCTACAGCTGTGCCAAACCTTGTGCCTGGTGCTGCagttgcttctgctgctgctcccaTGGCTGAGGCACCATACAAGTATGCCTCCAATGTTAGAAGCCCGCATCCTGCCATCCAGCCCCTGCCGGCCCCACAGCCTGCAGTCCATGTCCAGGGTCAGGAGCCCCTGACTGCCTCCATGCTGGCTGCAGTGCCTccccaggagcagaagcagatgCTGGGGGTGCGACTGTACCCACTTATCCAAACAACGCTTTCAAACATGACTGGAAAAATTACGGGGATGCTGCTGGAAATGGACAACTCTGAGCTGCTGCACATGCTGGAGTCCCCTGAGTCCCTCCGTTTCCAGGTGGGTGAAGCTGTGGCAGTCCTGCATGCTTATCATGCCAATAAAGAAGCTGCTCAGAAGGTGGgaactgttgctgctgctacctCTTAG